The Dioscorea cayenensis subsp. rotundata cultivar TDr96_F1 chromosome 18, TDr96_F1_v2_PseudoChromosome.rev07_lg8_w22 25.fasta, whole genome shotgun sequence genome includes the window GCTTTAACTAAACAGAAGTTTGAAGCtatcttttgtctttttttttaatgcttctaTAATGCAATCTCAGAGTTAGATAAAGTTGTGAAATCCAAGGTCTTTGTCATTGCtcttgtagataaataacaaattaagaaCTTGTGAATTTTCTGATCGCTTGATGATGCCTGTCACATAGAAGTTTGAGATGATcaaattttgtattaaattataatttgtcATTCTATATGGATTTTTTAGGCCTCAAAAGGCTGAATAAGGTCGAGAATAAATTTGATTCTTATGTTGTTATATTGCTTTCTAAATTAAGAATTTCTTGCCAATTATCTGATTTCATTGTGCAAATCACATGAAACCGTTGCACTATTGAATTTATAATATTGAATTCTGTTTCTCTATGAATTTCTCAGGACCTCAAAATGAAGTATAAGAGGCAGAACAATTTCaagttgagttccaatatttTTGGGAGGATATGGTTTTCCATGCGGATGTTTCTCTTCAATGTGCTCTCTTTTGGTCCTATGCCTGCACACATCGCTTTCATTATGGACGGAAATCGCCGATATTCAAAGAAACATAATTCCAAAGAAGACACTGGACACAGTGCTGGCTTCTCTTCTCTAACATCTACTCTCCAATACTGTTATGAATTGGGTGTGAAGTATGTGACTGTCTATGCCTTCAGTATTGACAACTTCAAACGAAAGCCGGATGAAGTCCGATCCTTAATGAATCTTCTGAAAGAGAAGATTGATGAGTTGTTAGAGGAAACCAGCGTGGTCAACGAGTACGATATCAGAGTGAATTTTTGGGGCGAGTTAAATCTATTGACTGAACCTGTGAGGTTAGCAGCTAAAAAGGCAATGACAGTCACCGGCAAGAATACGGGGCCTGTGCTTTCAGTTTGTGTTGCTTATACTTCTACTCATGAGATTCTGCATGCTGTTCAAGAATCTTGTGCTAATGTGAATAAAATGCTTGCTGTAAGGTATTCTAATGAATGTATTAATTCCGCAGAAGGCTTGGTTTCGGTGGCAGATTTGGAGCAGCATTTGTACAGTGTTTCTTGCCCGGAACCTGATATTGTCGTTAGGACATCGGGAGAGTCTCGCTTAAGTAATTTTCTTCTGTGGCAGACGCCGTATTGTCACTTGCAAAATCCGGGTGCTTTGTGGCCGGAATTCTCTCTTAGGCATCTGGTATGGTCTATTTTGCAGTATCAGAGAGCCTATTCTTCCTTGCATGCAAAACGAATGAGGAGCAAGaaaaaatattgatgttttGCTTCGAGTTCTTTTCCGGCATGAAAAACAATACTTGTGATGCTTGTGATacgattttttaattttttctatgaATGAAGATTTTGAAGCATTCGGAATTTTGTCGAGA containing:
- the LOC120282249 gene encoding dehydrodolichyl diphosphate synthase CPT3-like isoform X1, translating into MERMSEEMQPDVGSAVETNPQEFFEEKYLETETKDLKMKYKRQNNFKLSSNIFGRIWFSMRMFLFNVLSFGPMPAHIAFIMDGNRRYSKKHNSKEDTGHSAGFSSLTSTLQYCYELGVKYVTVYAFSIDNFKRKPDEVRSLMNLLKEKIDELLEETSVVNEYDIRVNFWGELNLLTEPVRLAAKKAMTVTGKNTGPVLSVCVAYTSTHEILHAVQESCANVNKMLAVRYSNECINSAEGLVSVADLEQHLYSVSCPEPDIVVRTSGESRLSNFLLWQTPYCHLQNPGALWPEFSLRHLVWSILQYQRAYSSLHAKRMRSKKKY
- the LOC120282249 gene encoding dehydrodolichyl diphosphate synthase CPT3-like isoform X2, which translates into the protein MTVKSIFHDSMDLKMKYKRQNNFKLSSNIFGRIWFSMRMFLFNVLSFGPMPAHIAFIMDGNRRYSKKHNSKEDTGHSAGFSSLTSTLQYCYELGVKYVTVYAFSIDNFKRKPDEVRSLMNLLKEKIDELLEETSVVNEYDIRVNFWGELNLLTEPVRLAAKKAMTVTGKNTGPVLSVCVAYTSTHEILHAVQESCANVNKMLAVRYSNECINSAEGLVSVADLEQHLYSVSCPEPDIVVRTSGESRLSNFLLWQTPYCHLQNPGALWPEFSLRHLVWSILQYQRAYSSLHAKRMRSKKKY
- the LOC120282249 gene encoding dehydrodolichyl diphosphate synthase CPT3-like isoform X3 yields the protein MKYKRQNNFKLSSNIFGRIWFSMRMFLFNVLSFGPMPAHIAFIMDGNRRYSKKHNSKEDTGHSAGFSSLTSTLQYCYELGVKYVTVYAFSIDNFKRKPDEVRSLMNLLKEKIDELLEETSVVNEYDIRVNFWGELNLLTEPVRLAAKKAMTVTGKNTGPVLSVCVAYTSTHEILHAVQESCANVNKMLAVRYSNECINSAEGLVSVADLEQHLYSVSCPEPDIVVRTSGESRLSNFLLWQTPYCHLQNPGALWPEFSLRHLVWSILQYQRAYSSLHAKRMRSKKKY